ATGGTTACGTTACGGATTTATATCAATGGTTATCCTTATagttttaacaaatttttaattaaatttttatatatatatatatatattttcaattgagtttttatattatttttaattttataattagatattttttagtataaaatatgtTAGAGCTAAATGAATATTTATTCGTAAATTGAAGGTatttataactaaaaatctattaaatttttaaccatatatattttaagagaaatattatattaattttaatatttttgacatgaaaattacttaattataaaattaaaaacagtataaagactcaattaaaaaaatatatataaagacctaataaaaaatttagtaaaactataaaaaccaacagaataataattaaacctttaatttttatatattgttccgtgtaagaatattttttactaataacCATTAATGTATTATCACATCAGGAGaagtaactaatttttaaatttattatttcaaaaataaatcgCATAAATATTATTGAGAAAGATTTTATACGTCAAtacattaaaataatttttttttaatttctaaaaaaatatataacagtTAATGTATCTCTTTTTGTAAACATTATATGCTATGAAGCCAATTTAAGCAGCGTTGTTGCACAGTAACATCATACAAATGAAGATGAAATGAGTGTAATAATTTTGTCTTAtaacaatattattaatattaattagatATATGAGGATTACATGATAGAGCATGCATGGACATTTTCATCACTGAAAAAGTCAGCAACTTTGTCTTGAGGATCATGAGAAGAAGGAAAAGCTTGATCAACATTGCGGACATAGCCAGAGGGAGCCCTTTTGGAATAGGCACCGGTGGCATAAGGATAAGAGACAAGGTGCTGCTCCACATATGGCCAGAACTTTGCTCTTACTTTTCCGGTGCTCCGAACTCTCTTTAACACCTTGTTTGGATCTACATATCCACTCACTACCACATGGCTTTCTTCTCTGTTCACTTCCACTGATTTTACTCCTgccatatattcattatatgctAATCATAATAACTAATTATGCATTAAAACATCATTATTTacctatatatattatatagaaATTTGCTAATCTATACAAGTCTATTATGGGTAGTTTAACATGCTACaccttttttttaatatctatcataaaattatttattctaaaaattttaatttataaaaaaaatatatcaataaatGGTTAAGTATTTCggttaaatttataattttgatggtattcatatagtttttattttttattttttttataattttagtaaGTCGTTTaagaattcaaataaaattaatattaatttaaaaatattaggatataacattaatttttggtgtcacgaaaaaattaaaaaacaagattaaaattttgatgtagaaaatgaaaaagaaaaaaaaatccatcGTATAACATGTTAGGTTAATGtcattataataaatatattaacatGTAGTTTTATAACCAAGTTATAGAACTATATAAAAAGTAATCATCTCTAAAACAATCATGTTATTTTTAACTTTAACCTGTTATATATAGAttagtaaaaagaaaaataaaaaagttgaaTATTTGATGATATCAGAAGTATAATACAATAAATGCTCCTTCATCTGCATGGCTTCTTGTCATGCAATGCAAACAAGTTTGAAGAGAACATAGAATGGAACCTTTCATTGAAGTAACTGCATTTCTGACTCTTCTTTCACAACCATCACAGTCCATTTTCACTTTGATCTCAACTGTCTGAAACATATAATAGTTATATATTATAAGAAAAAATGAAGTGAAGGAAATTAAGAAGAAAATGCAAAGCTAAAGGGAAATTaaagatttttatttattggGGTGTATTATTTGATGAGTTTTGGTAGCATACCTGCATTGCTTTGTGCTTGGACCTAGTGGTGGTTACAGTGCAAAAGTTAGAGAGGTAATCAAGTGCAcccatttttctttcttttcaattccTTCCACAAATGAAAAAGCAAAGCAATAATAATAAGGAAGGGGGAGAGTGGTGTGTTTATATTTATAGGAGGCAAAAAGGGGTTTcatgaatataataaaattatattattgtaAATAAACCCTGAATTATTGATGGGGACATATATGTCCCTATGCGCATATTCTAAGGTATGTGTTTCCagataatataatatataatatataatgaaTTATGAGACTCTTAATTGGCcctatctttatatcatattcattcattttatttttaatatgtagaAATTAAATCtgtatttcaaaatttttttaaaagtgattttgtgttgtctttcattat
The genomic region above belongs to Arachis stenosperma cultivar V10309 chromosome 5, arast.V10309.gnm1.PFL2, whole genome shotgun sequence and contains:
- the LOC130980049 gene encoding heavy metal-associated isoprenylated plant protein 21-like isoform X1; this translates as MGALDYLSNFCTVTTTRSKHKAMQTVEIKVKMDCDGCERRVRNAVTSMKGVKSVEVNREESHVVVSGYVDPNKVLKRVRSTGKVRAKFWPYVEQHLVSYPYATGAYSKRAPSGYVRNVDQAFPSSHDPQDKVADFFSDENVHACSIM
- the LOC130980049 gene encoding heavy metal-associated isoprenylated plant protein 21-like isoform X2, whose amino-acid sequence is MGALDYLSNFCTVTTTRSKHKAMQTVEIKVKMDCDGCERRVRNAVTSMKVEVNREESHVVVSGYVDPNKVLKRVRSTGKVRAKFWPYVEQHLVSYPYATGAYSKRAPSGYVRNVDQAFPSSHDPQDKVADFFSDENVHACSIM